From Solea senegalensis isolate Sse05_10M linkage group LG7, IFAPA_SoseM_1, whole genome shotgun sequence, a single genomic window includes:
- the LOC122772705 gene encoding AP-1 complex subunit sigma-2, translating into MQFMLLFSRQGKLRLQKWYVPLSDKERKKISRDLVQTILARKPKMCSFLEWRDLKIVYKRYASLYFCCAVEDQDNELITLEIIHRYVELLDKYFGSVCELDIIFNFEKAYFILDEFLLGGEAQETSKKNVLKAIEQADLLQEEAEAPRSVLEEIGLT; encoded by the exons ATGCAGTTCATGCTGCTTTTCAGCCGTCAGGGAAAGCTGCGGCTGCAGAAATGGTATGTGCCTCTGTCCGataaggagaggaagaagatcTCCAGAGACCTGGTCCAGACTATACTGGCTAGGAAACCCAAGATGTGCAGCTTCTTGGAGTGGAGGGATCTCAAGATTGTGTACAAGAG ATATGCAAGTCTGTATTTCTGCTGTGCAGTAGAGGATCAGGACAACGAGCTGATCACTTTGGAGATCATCCACAGATATGTGGAGCTGCTGGATAAATATTTTGGCAGC gtgtgtgagctGGATATTATCTTCAACTTTGAGAAGGCCTACTTTATCTTGGACGAGTTCCTGCTGGGCGGAGAGGCTCAGGAGACGTCAAAGAAGAATGTGCTGAAGGCCATCGAGCAGGCTGACCTGCTGCAGGAG GAGGCCGAGGCACCACGGAGCGTCTTGGAGGAAATTGGACTGACATAA
- the zrsr2 gene encoding U2 small nuclear ribonucleoprotein auxiliary factor 35 kDa subunit-related protein 2 — MAEPAPPMSVPVQSRKQHRAAKRKEKRKRKRQAVAQASECGLKNGGSSTPEEGLGDGDEENDLAEEERLRLHDEWLERERIAQEEFRLKFEKEEAARKRKEDEERLIKEEWEAQQRREQEEKEQKQQEKRDKEEAVQKMLDEAETQLEEGRPWMNPEAPVKEKTENFGTERDVANCPFFLKTGACRFGDRCSRKHVYPTASPTLMIRGMFTTFGLEESCRDDYDIDAYLEHSEEDLHESFLEFYQDVLPEFRSVGKVIQFKVSCNHEPHLRGNVYVQFDTEEQCKDAFIRFNGRWYAGRQLHCEICPVTRWKNAICGLFDRRTCPKGKHCNFLHVFRNPDNEFRDADRDLHLSPDRSVRGSRRDGAFSERYGDRSWRQRHSSRSPPGSERSHSRREDDRRRSRSRERRGSLWEREERWSSRSRHSDRRKDRNLGRDRVRSRSRDRLRSRSRDRERSRSRDRERSRSRDREQRHRSRDKDRESKCSDDRDRDEVDRRESRKRSRSTSTERENRQEKSKELSPKIPEKSSKHSRHKRSKKNKKKSKKKHKKKNHLSEASASSGESDKESEEETKNCPPSGQTNETELIAKNGDVDVNVDTDSVPTEQPITKILTSQPETAT, encoded by the exons ATGGCAGAGCCCGCTCCACCGATGTCAGTGCCTGTgcaaag TCGAAAGCAACATCGAGCTgcaaagaggaaggagaaaagaaaacggAAACGTCAAGCTGTTGCCCAAGCCAGTGAATGTG GATTAAAAAATGGAGGAAGCTCTACACCTGAAGAAGGACTTGGTGATGGAGATGAGGAGAATGATTTGGCTGAGGAGGAAAG ACTGCGGCTACATGACGAGTGGCTGGAAAGGGAGAGGATTGCTCAGGAGGAGTTCAGGCTGAAGTTTGAGAAGGAGGAGGCTGCaaggaagagaaaagaggacgaggag cGGTTGATAAAGGAGGAATGGGAGGCtcagcagaggagagagcaagaagaaaaagagcagaaacagcaggagaaacGAGACAAAGAG GAGGctgttcagaaaatgttggacGAAGCTGAAACTCAG CTTGAAGAAGGCCGACCATGGATGAATCCTGAGGCTCCAGTGAaggaaaaaactgaaaactttgGAACGGAGCGCGACGTAGCCAACTGTCCGTTCTTCCTCAAGACTGGAGCGTGTCGATTTGGAGACAG ATGTTCTCGGAAGCACGTGTATCCCACAGCCAGCCCAACCCTGATGATCCGCGGCATGTTTACAACGTTCGGCTTGGAGGAGTCGTGCCGTGACGATTATGACATCGATGCCTATTTGGAGCACAGCGAGGAAGACCTGCACGAGTCTTTCCTCGAGTTCTACCAAGATGTCCTGCCAGAGTTTAGGAGTGTCGGCAAGGTGATTCAGTTCAAG gtcaGCTGTAATCATGAGCCACACCTGAGAGGAAATGTTTACGTTCAGTTTGACAC AGAGGAGCAGTGTAAAGACGCTTTCATCAGATTTAATGGGAGGTGGTACGCAGGCCGGCAGCTTCACTGTGAGATATGTCCTGTCACACGATGGAAGAATGCTATATGTG GGTTGTTTGACAGACGGACGTGCCCCAAAGGGAAGCACTGCAACTTCCTTCACGTGTTCCGAAACCCTGACAATGAATTCCGGGACGCTGACCGGGACCTACACTTGTCACCGGACCGCAGCGTCAGGGGAAGTCGCAGAGACGGAGCGTTCTCGGAGCGATACGGAGACCGATCGTGGAGACAgcgtcacagcagcagaagcccACCGGGATCAGAGAGATCTCACAGCAGACGAGAGGATGAccggaggaggagcaggagtcGAGAGAGGAGAGGCTCTCTctgggagagggaggagagatggTCGTCTAGATCCAGACACAGTGACAGGAGGAAAGACAGGAACCTGGGCAGAGACAGAGTGCGGAGCAGGAGTCGAGACAGATTGCGGAGCAGGAGTCGAGACAGAGAGCGGAGCAGGAGTCGAGACAGAGAGCGGAGCAGGAGtcgagacagagagcagaggcaCAGGAGTAGAGACAAAGACAGGGAGTCCAAGTGTAGTGACGATCGAGACAGAGATGAAGTTGATCGCAGAGAATCGAGAAAACGGTCAAGGAGCACAAGTACAGAGAGGGAAAATAGACAAGAGAAAAGTAAAGAATTAAGCCCCAAAATaccagagaaaagcagcaaacactCCCGCCACAAACGTTcgaaaaagaataagaaaaagagCAAGAAGAAGCATAAGAAGAAAAACCATCTGTCGGAAGCATCCGCTTCATCAGGAGAATCAGACAAGGAGTCAGAGGAAGAGACCAAGAATTGTCCTCCCAGTGGACAGACAAACGAAACAGAGCTTATCGCTAAGAACGGTGATGTAGATGTGAACGTTGATACAGATTCAGTCCCGACTGAACAACCGATAACTAAAATACTAACAAGTCAGCCAGAAACTGCGACATAG
- the LOC122772704 gene encoding transmembrane 6 superfamily member 1-like isoform X1, which translates to MSASSGTGVFVFSLMSIPICYLSNSFIHNSSADALLFAGCTSLLILAVSTRFMIKKKAPVDPLFYVYAVFAFLSVVNLIIGLEQDNIIDGFVTFYLKEADPHINTAHGHMISYWDGCVHYLMYLLMIAAITWGDSYRAIGLYWMGSFLMRAIVYILGNAVGKYGTHVSPLFFLHMLYILVAVWACFRVFSQPQSQDVQVNSIQEAQRQSLLDRPLDLLFVLYLIPALAFSTFRGLVVLDCSSKYCQDYTQMYEPYLKDPSAYPKIQMLASMLYSGPYYIITLYGLLVPGCEWMTDLTLVHSGALAQAQFSHIGASLHTRTPFSYRVPADNQLLFLLINVLYALVPQALCYRCCNRPVFFLRPTPEKKSD; encoded by the exons ATGAGCGCGTCTTCAGGAACAGGAGTGTTCGTGTTCTCGTTGATGTCCATACCCATTTGTTATCTGTCCAACTCCTTCATCCACAACAGCAG TGCTGATGCTTTGCTCTTCGCTGGATGCACGTCACTCCTCATCCTGGCGGTTTCAACCCGTTTCATGATTAAGAAGAAAGCTCCAGTAGATCCTCTGTTCTATG TGTACGCTGTGTTTGCGTTCCTCAGCGTGGTCAACCTGATCATCGGGCTGGAGCAGGACAACATCATCGATGGATTTGTGACGTTTTACCTCAAAGAG GCAGATCCACATATTAACACGGCACACGGACACATGATCTCGTACTGGGACGGCTGTGTGCACTATCTCATGTATCTGCTCATGATTGCTGCCATTACTTGGGG GGACAGTTACCGAGCCATTGGACTCTACTGGATGGGATCCTTTCTCATGCGTGCCATAGTCTACATTCTTGGGAATGCTGTGG GGAAATATGGGACCCATGTTAgtcctctctttttcctccacatgctGTATATCTTGGTGGCTGTGTGGGCCTGTTTCCGCGTCTTCAGTCAGCCACAATCACAAGATGTTCAGGTGAAT AGCATCCAGGAGGCCCAAAGACAGAGTTTACTCGACAGACCTCTGGACTTACTCTTTGTCCTGTACCTCATCCCTGCTTTGGCTTTCAGCACCTTCAGAGGCCTG gtTGTTCTGGACTGTTCCAGCAAATACTGTCAAGACTACACACAGATGTATGAGCCTTACCTGAAAGATCCCTCAGCCTACCCTAAGATCCAA ATGCTGGCGAGTATGCTGTACTCTGGCCCATACTACATCATTACGCTCTACGGGCTGTTGGTCCCAGGATGTGAGTGGATGACCGACCTCACGCTTGTACACTCAGGAGCACTGGCACAG GCCCAGTTCTCTCACATCGGCGCGTCGCTGCACACTCGGACGCCGTTCTCCTACAGAGTGCCTGCTGACAACCAGCTGCTCTTCTTGTTGATCAATGTCCTGTACGCTCTGGTGCCTCAGGCTCTGTGCTACCGCTGCTGCAACAGGCCTGTCTTTTTCCTCAGGCCAACGCCGGAGAAGAAAAGTGATTGA
- the LOC122772704 gene encoding transmembrane 6 superfamily member 1-like isoform X2, whose translation MSASSGTGVFVFSLMSIPICYLSNSFIHNSSADALLFAGCTSLLILAVSTRFMIKKKAPVDPLFYVYAVFAFLSVVNLIIGLEQDNIIDGFVTFYLKEADPHINTAHGHMISYWDGCVHYLMYLLMIAAITWGDSYRAIGLYWMGSFLMRAIVYILGNAVGKYGTHVSPLFFLHMLYILVAVWACFRVFSQPQSQDVQSIQEAQRQSLLDRPLDLLFVLYLIPALAFSTFRGLVVLDCSSKYCQDYTQMYEPYLKDPSAYPKIQMLASMLYSGPYYIITLYGLLVPGCEWMTDLTLVHSGALAQAQFSHIGASLHTRTPFSYRVPADNQLLFLLINVLYALVPQALCYRCCNRPVFFLRPTPEKKSD comes from the exons ATGAGCGCGTCTTCAGGAACAGGAGTGTTCGTGTTCTCGTTGATGTCCATACCCATTTGTTATCTGTCCAACTCCTTCATCCACAACAGCAG TGCTGATGCTTTGCTCTTCGCTGGATGCACGTCACTCCTCATCCTGGCGGTTTCAACCCGTTTCATGATTAAGAAGAAAGCTCCAGTAGATCCTCTGTTCTATG TGTACGCTGTGTTTGCGTTCCTCAGCGTGGTCAACCTGATCATCGGGCTGGAGCAGGACAACATCATCGATGGATTTGTGACGTTTTACCTCAAAGAG GCAGATCCACATATTAACACGGCACACGGACACATGATCTCGTACTGGGACGGCTGTGTGCACTATCTCATGTATCTGCTCATGATTGCTGCCATTACTTGGGG GGACAGTTACCGAGCCATTGGACTCTACTGGATGGGATCCTTTCTCATGCGTGCCATAGTCTACATTCTTGGGAATGCTGTGG GGAAATATGGGACCCATGTTAgtcctctctttttcctccacatgctGTATATCTTGGTGGCTGTGTGGGCCTGTTTCCGCGTCTTCAGTCAGCCACAATCACAAGATGTTCAG AGCATCCAGGAGGCCCAAAGACAGAGTTTACTCGACAGACCTCTGGACTTACTCTTTGTCCTGTACCTCATCCCTGCTTTGGCTTTCAGCACCTTCAGAGGCCTG gtTGTTCTGGACTGTTCCAGCAAATACTGTCAAGACTACACACAGATGTATGAGCCTTACCTGAAAGATCCCTCAGCCTACCCTAAGATCCAA ATGCTGGCGAGTATGCTGTACTCTGGCCCATACTACATCATTACGCTCTACGGGCTGTTGGTCCCAGGATGTGAGTGGATGACCGACCTCACGCTTGTACACTCAGGAGCACTGGCACAG GCCCAGTTCTCTCACATCGGCGCGTCGCTGCACACTCGGACGCCGTTCTCCTACAGAGTGCCTGCTGACAACCAGCTGCTCTTCTTGTTGATCAATGTCCTGTACGCTCTGGTGCCTCAGGCTCTGTGCTACCGCTGCTGCAACAGGCCTGTCTTTTTCCTCAGGCCAACGCCGGAGAAGAAAAGTGATTGA